From Phragmites australis chromosome 5, lpPhrAust1.1, whole genome shotgun sequence, a single genomic window includes:
- the LOC133917366 gene encoding uncharacterized protein LOC133917366: MAAEAASRKAPSLVVAASMGAVEALKDQAGLCRWDYALRSLYHRAAAPRIQALSAKLSDSMAAAPAGELPRTKQDARMRKAYHLVCWGPN, encoded by the coding sequence ATGGCGGCTGAGGCGGCGAGCAGGAAGGCGCCGTCgctggtggtggcggcgagCATGGGCGCGGTGGAGGCGCTCAAGGACCAGGCGGGCCTGTGCCGCTGGGACTACGCGCTGCGCTCGCTCTACCACCGCGCCGCCGCGCCCAGGATCCAGGCCCTGTCTGCCAAGCTCTCCGACTCCATGGCGGCGGCGCCCGCGGGCGAGCTGCCCCGGACGAAGCAGGACGCGAGGATGCGGAAGGCCTACCACCTCGTGTGCTGGGGCCCCAACTGA